From Micromonospora rhizosphaerae, the proteins below share one genomic window:
- a CDS encoding DUF2267 domain-containing protein: protein MNYIEFIQSVASRPMASPAPAEPITRATLQTLAERISGGQARDLASQLPEELRGCVAKRTENAEPFGLADFLERVQARAGVDLQSATDGARAVLDTLRESISAKEYGDFVDQLPKDFWQLSGPASTTLETRRVGT from the coding sequence GTGAACTACATCGAGTTCATCCAGTCGGTCGCGAGTCGACCGATGGCGTCGCCGGCGCCGGCCGAGCCCATCACCCGCGCCACGCTGCAGACGTTGGCGGAACGGATCAGTGGCGGCCAGGCGCGGGACCTCGCCTCGCAGCTCCCGGAGGAGCTGCGGGGATGCGTAGCCAAGCGCACCGAAAATGCCGAACCGTTCGGACTCGCCGACTTCCTCGAGCGGGTGCAGGCCCGGGCCGGGGTGGATCTTCAGTCGGCGACCGACGGTGCGCGTGCCGTGTTGGACACGTTGCGCGAGTCGATCAGCGCAAAGGAGTACGGGGATTTCGTCGACCAGCTACCAAAGGACTTCTGGCAGCTGAGCGGGCCGGCTTCGACCACGCTCGAAACACGCCGGGTCGGCACGTAG
- the ligD gene encoding non-homologous end-joining DNA ligase, with product MSARMPTLVPPMLATSGALPGGSGWGYEFKWDGVRAIAYVADGVRLLSRNDRDVTRAYPELGELAELLAGRRAVLDGEIVALDANDRPSFSALQHRMHVRAPSAALVAKTPVRLYLFDLLHLDGRDLTPRPYAERRTALEELALSGQSVDTPPHWTGDAGRDLATAAADLGLEGVVAKQLGSPYEPGRRSPAWVKVPLNDTIEVIVGGYKPGAGRRAGTIGSLLLGMYDPHRKLTYIGHVGTGFTQTVLRDLQERLNPLRRADSPFDSPVPREHARHAVWVDPVLVGDVTFRSWTADRRLRHPSWKGLRSDRDPAEIRLQR from the coding sequence GTGAGCGCCAGGATGCCGACTCTCGTGCCGCCGATGCTCGCCACGAGCGGCGCGTTGCCCGGCGGCTCCGGCTGGGGATACGAGTTCAAGTGGGACGGCGTGCGCGCGATCGCGTACGTCGCCGACGGGGTGCGGCTGCTCAGCCGCAACGACCGTGACGTCACGCGGGCGTATCCCGAGCTCGGCGAGCTTGCCGAGCTGCTGGCTGGGCGGCGGGCGGTGCTGGACGGCGAGATCGTCGCACTCGACGCCAACGATCGGCCCAGCTTCTCCGCGCTGCAGCACCGGATGCACGTACGCGCACCGTCCGCCGCGCTCGTCGCCAAGACTCCCGTACGGCTGTACCTGTTCGATCTCCTCCACCTCGACGGGCGGGACCTCACCCCAAGGCCGTACGCCGAGCGTCGCACCGCCCTCGAGGAGTTGGCGCTCAGCGGTCAGAGCGTCGACACCCCGCCCCACTGGACCGGCGACGCCGGACGGGACCTGGCCACCGCAGCGGCCGACCTGGGCCTGGAAGGCGTCGTCGCCAAGCAGCTCGGCTCGCCGTACGAGCCGGGCCGCCGGTCACCCGCGTGGGTCAAGGTGCCCCTCAACGACACCATCGAAGTCATCGTGGGCGGCTACAAACCCGGCGCCGGCCGGCGGGCCGGCACCATCGGCTCCCTGCTGCTCGGCATGTACGACCCGCACCGAAAGCTGACCTACATCGGCCACGTCGGCACGGGCTTCACCCAGACCGTGCTACGGGACCTGCAGGAACGCCTGAATCCGCTCCGCCGAGCGGACTCCCCGTTCGACTCCCCCGTGCCGCGCGAACACGCCCGCCACGCCGTCTGGGTCGACCCGGTCCTGGTCGGCGACGTCACCTTCCGATCCTGGACCGCCGACCGTCGACTGCGCCACCCCTCGTGGAAGGGGCTCCGTAGCGACCGCGATCCGGCCGAAATCCGGCTACAACGCTGA